The Hyphomonas sediminis genome contains the following window.
TTGGGGTGCGCAGCTGCTGTCGTCGTGCCCGCCTTTACGCATCAAATGCGATCGCCATGCGATCAAAGGCTGGCTCTACATGTGCCGGCAACGTCCGGCGCAGTGTCTGGTAGTCCATGTCCACATGGAGATTGGTCAAAACCGCCCTAGCCGGCTTTAGCTCTTCTATCCACGCCAAAGCCTGGTCGAGGTGGGCATGCGATGGATGTGGCGCGTAGCGCAGCGCATCGATGACAAGCAGGTCGAGCCCAAGTAGGCGCTTCATTGCGGTCGCCGGAAGCTCGTTAACATCGTTGCAATACGCGACATCGCCGATGCGATACCCCGTGCATGGAATTGGCCCATGCACCATGCCCACGGGAAGGAATTCCACAGCCCCACCCGCCCCTTCAATTACAAACGCCTGCCCTTCAATCACGACCGTCTGCGGAGACAGGATCGGAGGGTATCCCTTGTCGCCGGTGAAGCAGTATTTGAACCTCTCAAGCAGACTCCCGCGCGCCACTGGATCGAAGAACACCGGAATGGCCGCGCGCTGCCTGATCGCCAGAGGCCGCACGTCATCGATGCCGTGCGACTGGTCTGCGTGATCGTGTGTGAACACGACCGCATCGAGATGTTTGACTTCAGCGTCGAGCAACTGCTCTCGCAAGTCTGGCGAAGTATCGATGAGGATGTTTGTCTGATCCCCGTCAGTGTTCGTTTTTTGAACAAGCGCACAGCATCTGCGTCGGCGGTTCTTCGGCTCGGCCGGATCGCACGCGCCCCAGTCTCCACCAACTCTCGGCACACCGCCCGACGATCCGGTGCCAAGGAGAACAATCCGCGCGTTCACAGCACACCCGTCTTGGAAAACAGGGCCAAAGCATTTGCTTCTGTAATTTCCTTCACCTCATCGACAGGCATGTTCTTGAGTGCCGCCAGCGCTTCAGCAACATATTGCAGAAATGACGGCTCGTTCCGCCGCCCTCGCATGGGAACCGGCGCCAGATAGGGGCAATCCGTCTCCAGAATGATTTTTTCAATCGGCACGTCGCTTATTACGGCGCGCACTTCCTTGGCGCTCTTGAAGGAGAGAATTCCGGAAACGGAGAAATATGCACCAAGGCTCAGCGCCCGTTTTGCCAGGCCCGCCCCGCCGGTATAGCAATGGAGTAATGGCCGGAACGCGCCCTTGGTGAACTCCTCCTCCAGAATATCTGCCATCAGATCGTCAGCTTCGCGCGTGTGCAGGATTAGTGGAAGATCCAGGGCTCTGGCCGCGGAGATATGCTGCAGCAGGCTCGAGACCTGCTGGTCCTGCGGGCTGTATCCATAATGGAAATCAAGCCCCGTCTCACCAATGGCAACTACCTTGTTGCTCTCCGCCGCAGCTATCATTTGCTCGGCGGTTATATGCGTGAAGTCATTCGCATGGTGTGGATGTGTGCCCACGGAACACCACATGTCCAGCTCGGCATCCGCAATCGCCTTGACCGCCGGAAAGTTATCAAACCGGTCGCAGATCGCCAGAAACCGGCGCACGCCGCTTTCACGCGCACGCGCCAAAACATCCTGAAGGTCTTCGGCGAAGGCCTCGCCATGTAGGTTTACGTGAGTATCAAACATCGAACCGTCTATCTGGTGCCTGCTGCCGCATCATTCAGCGCAGCGATCATTTTGGACGCCACCTGCGCAGCGTCCATGTTCAGGGTTTCCGCATCGCCCGAGAGACGCGCCATGGCGAGCCAGACCTTGGCGGCGGCGGGCTCGCGCTCTGCTTTTTCGGCCACCCAATCGAGGATTTCATCCCTGAAGGCAATTGCGGCTTCCGGACCGTCGCTCGCTGCGCCCAGCGCCGCCGTGATCTGTTTATCCGAAGGTTTTGGCATGCCCTTGATCAGTGCGCGTGCAGCGCTCGCCGCATTGGCCGCCGAGGGGGAAGACAGCCGCAAGCCGAGCCCCGGTCGGCCCTTCGCCAGTTTCCGCGCATCCTCCGGCGCGCCAGCGGCATTCAGCGCGTTCTCACAGTCTTCGTCAGATAGCACAGAAAGATGCAGCACGCGGCACCGCGACCTGATCGTCGGCAGGATCGGCCTGGAGCGATGATTGACCAGTAGAAGTAAGCTCTGCGGCGGTGGCTCTTCAAGCGTTTTCAGGAGCGCGTTGGCCGAGTTCCGGTTGGCCTCGTCGATAGAGTCGATGATGCCGACCCTCCACCCACCCATGGCGGGCTTCATCGAGAAGAAGTGTGTCATCTGCCGGATCTGCTCGACATTAATGTCCTGCGCCAGCTTGCCCTTGTCGTTGAGTTCGCGCCGCTGGACATTCATGTCCGGATGGCTACCCGCCAGAAGAATGCGCATCACTGGGTCATCGGTCGATGCATCAAAGGGCGATGATGCCGGTCCGCGCGCGCCCAGCAGATACGCAGCAATGCGCTCAGCGAGGCGCGCCTTGCCAATTCCGGATGGGCCTTCGATCAGCCAGGCGTGATGAAGGCGCCCGCTCCGCAGCGCGGAAAGGAAGGACGCCTCTGCTGCGCCATGTCCGTAGAGAGGAAGCGCTACGCTCATGTTGTCGGGCTCATCACGTCATGCAGTGCGCGCCATGATGCAGAAAGAACGGCGTCTGCATCTTCGCTCGCATCAATCAAGCGGCAACGCCTGGGCTCGGACTGAGCAATCTCGATAAATGCGCGTCGCACAGCTTCATGGAAACTGTCCGGCCTGCGCTCGAAACTGTCCAATGCGCCAGCCCGCGCTGTACGTCGCACGTGGGCCACATCTAGCGGCACATCTAACACAAGCGTCATGTCCGGCACGGTATCGCCGAGAACCAGCCGCTCAATTGAGAGGAGGGCGCCGGCATCCACATCGCCGCCCACGGATTGATAGACGCGCGTTGAATCTGCAAACCGGTCGCAGATCACCCAATCACCACGCGCAAGAGCCGGCCGTATCAGCTTTTCGATATGGTCCCGTCGCGCCGTGTTCACGAGCAGCGCTTCGGATAGCGCCGACCATGCCTGCCCTTCTGGCGGATGTAGCAACAATTCGCGGGCCGCTTCCGCCAAAGGCGTGCCGCCCGGTTCACGGGTCAGCACGACTCCTTTGCCCTGCTCTTTCAGTTTAAGCGCAAGCGCCTTTGCCAGCGTGGACTTGCCGGAGCCTTCGCCGCCTTCCAGCGTGACAAAGCGTCCAGCAGGCCGGTCACTCATCGCCGCGCTTCATAAACGTACTGACGCCTTCGATTGCCATCCCGACGAAACCAAGTTTCTTCACATCGGCTTCCGCAATGATCGTCGCCTCCGAAGGATCGCCCCCCTCCATTGTAATCACCAGTTTCCCGATTTCCTGACCTTTCTTCACCGGAGCTTTCACTGGCCCATCAAGCACGATCTCAACTTCAGCCTTGGAGAACGCTGCCTTATGGCCAACCACTTCTACAGGCTCTGCAAGCGATACCGGCACAGAGCGGGCTTCACCCAGCCAGACCGGCACATCCGGAAGCGCCATTGTTTCGGGGCCAATCGATTTCAGTTCAAAACTCTGGAAGGCTACACGCATCAGGCGTTCGCTTTCTTGGGCGCGGGCCGCCATCGTCGGAAATCCGTTGACGACAATCGTACGCCGGACGCCGTCACGCACAGCAGAGGCCGTCAGTCCGTAGCCCGACGATTCAAGATGACCTGTTTTGAGTCCGTCAGCACCCGCGACTTCAAGCAGTGGATTGCGGTTGGCCTGAGTGTATTCGCGCCAGGTGTAGGAGGGTAGCGAATACCAGCTATAATACTGCGGATATTTGTCGATCGTCATTTTCGCGAGGCGGGCCAGATCTTCTGCGGAGATCACGTGACCTTCACCCTCAAGCCCCGTCGCGTTGACGAAATTGACGGTGTTCAATCCGAGTTCGTGCGCCATCTCCGTCATCCGGCGGGAGAAGGCCGCTTCGGATCCGGAAATTCCTTCAGCCAGCACGATGCAGGCATCGTTGCCAGACATTGTGATAACGCCGTGCAGGAGTTCCTCAACGGTGGGCGTGTCCTTGGGCTTGAGGCCCATGGTTGATGTGCCGGAAGGGAAGCCGCCCCGCCGCCAGGCGTCCTCGCTGACGGTAAACTTGTCAGTCAGGGAGAGTTCGCCGCGATCGATCAGCTCGAAGACGACAAATGCCGTCATCATCTTGGTCATGGAGGCCGGCGTCATCGGCTCATCGCCGCGTTTCGAATAGAGGATCTTTCCGGTCGCGTGATCCATGATCACCGCATAACTCGCCGGCGTGTCGATCATCTGAGCCGAAACACTGGCGCCGCTGAGCGCCCCGAGGGTCAGTAAGGCCGCAAACACCTTGCGAAAGGGAACCACGATATCTCTCTCCTGTGCCAGTCTGCCGACTGCAGGATATCCAGCAGCCTTCTGCACTGTATAGGCAGGAAAAAGGGCCGGTTTGTGGTCTGCGTCAATGGGGCCTGCTGAGGCTTTCCTCAGGAACCGCTGACAATCCGGCCTTCGGCGGTGCCATTCGCGGAGAGGCGGGCGCGCACCCGTTCAGCGGCGTCATGTCCATCGAAGGGGCCAACGCGGACCCGGAAGAAGTCTGCGCCGTTAACGCGCGCCGGAACGATCTCCACCGGTAGTTCGCGTTCGACCTTGCGAAGCATAGCCTCAGCATTGCCGATATCGGAGAACGACGCCAACTGCACGAAAACGTCGCCCGAAGCGGCCACTGGCGCGGAATAGGTGGCTGCCTGAGGGGCCAGCGTCATGGACATCAGGCGCGGCGCCGGGGTAGCTGCGCTGGTAGCGCCGCCGCCAAGAAGTTCATCCTCAACCGGCATCGCAACGGAGGCCATCTGAGCCTTC
Protein-coding sequences here:
- a CDS encoding DNA polymerase III subunit delta', which translates into the protein MSVALPLYGHGAAEASFLSALRSGRLHHAWLIEGPSGIGKARLAERIAAYLLGARGPASSPFDASTDDPVMRILLAGSHPDMNVQRRELNDKGKLAQDINVEQIRQMTHFFSMKPAMGGWRVGIIDSIDEANRNSANALLKTLEEPPPQSLLLLVNHRSRPILPTIRSRCRVLHLSVLSDEDCENALNAAGAPEDARKLAKGRPGLGLRLSSPSAANAASAARALIKGMPKPSDKQITAALGAASDGPEAAIAFRDEILDWVAEKAEREPAAAKVWLAMARLSGDAETLNMDAAQVASKMIAALNDAAAGTR
- the tmk gene encoding dTMP kinase, with amino-acid sequence MSDRPAGRFVTLEGGEGSGKSTLAKALALKLKEQGKGVVLTREPGGTPLAEAARELLLHPPEGQAWSALSEALLVNTARRDHIEKLIRPALARGDWVICDRFADSTRVYQSVGGDVDAGALLSIERLVLGDTVPDMTLVLDVPLDVAHVRRTARAGALDSFERRPDSFHEAVRRAFIEIAQSEPRRCRLIDASEDADAVLSASWRALHDVMSPTT
- a CDS encoding MBL fold metallo-hydrolase, whose translation is MNARIVLLGTGSSGGVPRVGGDWGACDPAEPKNRRRRCCALVQKTNTDGDQTNILIDTSPDLREQLLDAEVKHLDAVVFTHDHADQSHGIDDVRPLAIRQRAAIPVFFDPVARGSLLERFKYCFTGDKGYPPILSPQTVVIEGQAFVIEGAGGAVEFLPVGMVHGPIPCTGYRIGDVAYCNDVNELPATAMKRLLGLDLLVIDALRYAPHPSHAHLDQALAWIEELKPARAVLTNLHVDMDYQTLRRTLPAHVEPAFDRMAIAFDA
- a CDS encoding D-alanyl-D-alanine carboxypeptidase family protein, which encodes MVPFRKVFAALLTLGALSGASVSAQMIDTPASYAVIMDHATGKILYSKRGDEPMTPASMTKMMTAFVVFELIDRGELSLTDKFTVSEDAWRRGGFPSGTSTMGLKPKDTPTVEELLHGVITMSGNDACIVLAEGISGSEAAFSRRMTEMAHELGLNTVNFVNATGLEGEGHVISAEDLARLAKMTIDKYPQYYSWYSLPSYTWREYTQANRNPLLEVAGADGLKTGHLESSGYGLTASAVRDGVRRTIVVNGFPTMAARAQESERLMRVAFQSFELKSIGPETMALPDVPVWLGEARSVPVSLAEPVEVVGHKAAFSKAEVEIVLDGPVKAPVKKGQEIGKLVITMEGGDPSEATIIAEADVKKLGFVGMAIEGVSTFMKRGDE
- a CDS encoding TatD family hydrolase, whose product is MFDTHVNLHGEAFAEDLQDVLARARESGVRRFLAICDRFDNFPAVKAIADAELDMWCSVGTHPHHANDFTHITAEQMIAAAESNKVVAIGETGLDFHYGYSPQDQQVSSLLQHISAARALDLPLILHTREADDLMADILEEEFTKGAFRPLLHCYTGGAGLAKRALSLGAYFSVSGILSFKSAKEVRAVISDVPIEKIILETDCPYLAPVPMRGRRNEPSFLQYVAEALAALKNMPVDEVKEITEANALALFSKTGVL